The proteins below come from a single Rariglobus hedericola genomic window:
- the rlmN gene encoding 23S rRNA (adenine(2503)-C(2))-methyltransferase RlmN, translated as MPSSLLNLYGFTRAELGTLVAGWGLNAVHAARLWKYLYLERVVEFAAMEELPLRVRTRLEAETTLGLLATSRETRSSDGFTRKYLLALEDAHRIETVLMRYKGRTTACISSQVGCAMGCVFCATGQMGYTRHLTAGEIVAQAVHVDRVLWHTAEENPALSESDHSSPHHRHERLRNIVLMGMGEPLHNYDAVMKAVDILCDGAGMGLGAKKITLSTVGVVPGIIRMTDEKRQVCLAVSLHGATQAERAALVPAARKWTLDALMDACRYYTTKMDRRIFFEWTLIDGKNDGPDQAHAVGALLKGMAAQVNLIPLNPTSGYAGAPSNNAKKFQDILAGYGLPSTVRQRRGIDIGAGCGQLAVADASA; from the coding sequence ATGCCGTCGTCGCTCCTCAATCTTTATGGCTTCACGCGTGCCGAGCTCGGCACGCTCGTGGCCGGCTGGGGGCTGAACGCAGTGCACGCCGCGCGCCTGTGGAAGTATCTTTATCTGGAACGCGTGGTGGAGTTCGCAGCGATGGAAGAACTGCCGTTGCGGGTGCGGACGCGACTCGAGGCCGAGACGACGCTCGGCCTGCTGGCGACCTCGCGCGAAACACGCTCCAGTGATGGGTTTACGCGCAAGTATCTGCTCGCGCTCGAAGACGCGCACCGCATCGAAACCGTGCTCATGCGCTACAAGGGCCGCACCACCGCCTGCATCAGTTCGCAAGTCGGCTGTGCCATGGGTTGTGTGTTTTGCGCGACGGGCCAGATGGGTTACACGCGCCACCTGACGGCGGGCGAGATCGTCGCGCAGGCGGTGCATGTGGATCGCGTATTGTGGCATACCGCCGAGGAAAATCCTGCGCTCTCCGAGTCCGATCACAGTTCGCCGCACCACCGCCACGAGCGTCTGCGCAACATTGTGCTCATGGGCATGGGCGAGCCCTTGCACAACTACGACGCGGTCATGAAGGCCGTGGACATCCTCTGCGACGGCGCGGGCATGGGCCTCGGTGCGAAAAAAATCACGCTCTCCACCGTGGGCGTGGTGCCGGGCATCATTCGCATGACCGACGAGAAACGCCAGGTGTGCCTGGCCGTTTCGCTGCACGGGGCGACGCAGGCCGAACGCGCCGCGCTGGTCCCCGCGGCGCGCAAGTGGACACTTGATGCGTTGATGGACGCCTGCCGCTACTACACGACGAAGATGGACCGCCGCATCTTCTTTGAGTGGACGCTGATCGACGGCAAAAACGACGGCCCCGACCAGGCGCATGCGGTGGGCGCCTTGTTGAAGGGCATGGCGGCGCAGGTGAACCTGATCCCGTTGAATCCAACTTCAGGATACGCAGGCGCGCCAAGTAACAACGCCAAGAAATTCCAAGATATTCTCGCCGGCTACGGGCTGCCCAGCACGGTGCGCCAGCGGCGCGGCATTGATATCGGCGCGGGCTGCGGCCAGCTCGCGGTAGCGGATGCGTCGGCTTAA
- a CDS encoding PAS domain-containing hybrid sensor histidine kinase/response regulator translates to MIPSDQTPQWPESLPAATTDMFAMVAEHTHNAAIVTDPQYRILWANDSFTRITGYPLTEVKGRTPADFMRAPDSDPARAADIRNGVENGLNFSVVIRNRRKDGVSIWMRIEGKPIRDNDGTLNAFLVVGTDVTAQVEREMFLERNEALFNEAQRIARIGSWDYDLSTHQQQWSAETFRIHGIPEGDTPPAAADGIATFIEEHQPLIDAAFTQCCLMGVPYDIELQLRPRTGGVRWVRCIGRAYTVDNRVVRVAGTMQDIDDRKRAELEVARLAERMTLAAKFAGIGIWEYNEATGELIWDDAMLALHGMHRDAFPGNFSIWGLVMLPDDRASEEQINRAFAEGRGEFDVEYRVLTPDDDVRYIRNCGRIVRDADGRIIRSYGVNYDITRERVNMIALLESDESLRAANTSLQATIEEAQRLARVAEAANQAKSSFLATISHEIRTPLNGVIGMTNILAGTPLDAEQRDYLQTIKLSGESLLTLINDTLDYSKIEAGRVELERQPFDLLACVAEAMDLVEPHTRQKNLSLSRIISSDTPRMIEGDASRLRQILVNLLGNAVKFTDHGGILLETRVDSASADEVSLTFQITDTGIGIPKDKQARLFEHFFQVDASITRTHGGTGLGLAISRRLTELMGGTIEVESTLGRGSTFSVNIRVPVVIEDALTVHANCLARLAHRHALIVAIQPLRATIEHYARLAGLFTFSVPDATHALDRLATGVPCDLIISDPEMPGMDGLDFARALQARALKSTPLLPINRIGTLSDSSAPRFYQLMASLVPSLQSGQNSPTPPASQRIGDAMPLSILMAEDNNVNQRVAQLTLRRLGYEVEIVSDGAEALGALQRRSFDVILMDVQMSGMDGLEATRRIRALPQHQNHPWIIALTAGAFEEDRLNAFRAGMNDFLSKPLRVDLLHAALGRAWQALQTLSTEVTSSTPRT, encoded by the coding sequence ATGATCCCTTCTGATCAGACCCCGCAATGGCCCGAAAGCCTGCCGGCAGCGACCACGGACATGTTCGCGATGGTCGCGGAACACACGCACAACGCCGCCATCGTCACCGATCCGCAGTATCGGATTCTCTGGGCCAACGACTCGTTCACCCGCATCACCGGTTACCCGCTCACCGAGGTCAAAGGCCGCACGCCAGCCGACTTCATGCGTGCGCCTGACAGCGATCCCGCCCGCGCCGCCGACATCCGCAACGGCGTCGAGAACGGTCTCAACTTTTCCGTGGTCATCCGCAACCGCCGCAAGGACGGCGTCTCCATCTGGATGCGCATTGAGGGGAAACCGATCCGCGACAACGACGGCACGTTGAACGCCTTCCTCGTCGTGGGCACCGATGTCACCGCGCAGGTCGAACGCGAAATGTTTCTGGAGCGCAACGAGGCGCTATTCAACGAAGCCCAGCGCATCGCCCGCATCGGCAGCTGGGATTACGATCTGTCCACGCATCAACAGCAATGGAGCGCGGAGACGTTTCGCATCCACGGGATTCCCGAGGGAGACACTCCGCCCGCCGCGGCGGACGGCATCGCGACCTTCATCGAGGAACACCAACCGCTGATCGATGCGGCTTTCACCCAGTGCTGTCTTATGGGCGTTCCCTACGACATCGAACTGCAGCTCCGCCCGCGCACCGGCGGCGTGCGCTGGGTTCGCTGCATCGGTCGCGCCTACACGGTCGATAATCGCGTCGTGCGCGTGGCCGGCACCATGCAGGACATCGATGACCGCAAACGCGCGGAGCTTGAGGTCGCCCGCCTCGCCGAGCGCATGACGCTCGCCGCCAAATTCGCCGGCATCGGTATCTGGGAATACAACGAGGCCACCGGCGAACTCATCTGGGACGACGCCATGCTCGCCCTCCACGGCATGCACCGCGACGCCTTCCCCGGTAATTTTTCCATCTGGGGCCTCGTGATGCTGCCCGATGATCGCGCCTCTGAAGAGCAGATCAACCGCGCCTTCGCCGAGGGCCGCGGAGAATTCGACGTCGAGTATCGCGTGCTCACGCCCGACGACGACGTCCGTTACATTCGCAACTGCGGCCGCATCGTGCGCGATGCCGATGGCCGCATCATCCGTTCCTATGGCGTTAATTACGACATCACCCGCGAACGCGTGAACATGATCGCCCTCCTCGAGTCCGACGAAAGCCTCCGCGCGGCCAACACGTCCCTTCAGGCCACCATCGAGGAAGCCCAGCGGCTGGCCCGCGTCGCCGAGGCGGCCAATCAGGCCAAGAGCTCCTTCCTCGCGACCATCAGCCACGAGATCCGCACGCCTCTTAACGGTGTGATCGGCATGACCAACATCCTCGCCGGCACCCCGCTCGATGCCGAGCAGCGTGACTATCTCCAGACGATCAAGCTCTCCGGCGAATCCCTTCTCACGCTGATCAACGACACGCTCGACTACTCCAAGATCGAGGCCGGTCGCGTCGAACTGGAACGCCAGCCCTTCGACTTGCTTGCCTGCGTCGCCGAGGCCATGGATCTCGTCGAGCCGCACACCCGCCAGAAAAACCTGTCTCTCTCGCGTATCATTTCATCGGATACTCCCCGCATGATCGAGGGCGACGCCTCCCGCCTCCGCCAGATTCTCGTCAACCTGCTCGGCAACGCCGTCAAATTCACCGACCACGGCGGCATCCTCCTGGAGACACGGGTGGATTCCGCCTCGGCCGATGAGGTCAGCCTCACCTTCCAGATCACCGATACCGGCATCGGCATTCCCAAGGACAAACAGGCCCGGCTCTTCGAACACTTTTTCCAGGTGGACGCCTCCATCACCCGCACGCACGGCGGCACCGGTCTGGGCCTCGCCATCAGCCGCCGTCTTACCGAGCTCATGGGCGGCACCATCGAAGTGGAGAGCACCTTGGGCCGTGGATCCACCTTCTCCGTCAACATCCGCGTGCCCGTGGTCATCGAGGACGCCCTCACGGTGCATGCCAACTGTCTCGCCCGCCTCGCCCACCGCCACGCCTTGATCGTCGCGATCCAGCCTTTGCGCGCCACCATCGAACACTATGCGCGCCTCGCCGGCCTGTTCACCTTCTCGGTCCCCGACGCCACACACGCCCTCGACCGGCTCGCCACCGGTGTGCCGTGCGATCTCATCATCTCCGATCCGGAGATGCCCGGCATGGACGGTCTCGATTTCGCCCGCGCACTTCAGGCCCGCGCCCTCAAATCCACGCCGCTCCTTCCGATCAACCGCATCGGCACGCTCTCCGACAGCTCCGCGCCTCGATTCTATCAACTCATGGCGAGCTTGGTGCCCTCGCTTCAAAGCGGGCAAAATTCACCCACGCCGCCCGCATCACAACGAATTGGCGACGCCATGCCGCTGTCCATCCTGATGGCCGAGGATAACAACGTGAATCAACGCGTCGCCCAGCTCACCTTGCGCCGCCTTGGCTACGAGGTCGAAATCGTCTCCGACGGCGCCGAAGCCCTCGGCGCGCTGCAACGCCGTTCCTTCGATGTCATTTTGATGGATGTGCAGATGTCCGGCATGGACGGTCTCGAAGCCACCCGCCGCATTCGCGCACTGCCTCAGCACCAGAATCACCCGTGGATCATCGCCCTCACCGCCGGTGCCTTCGAGGAGGACCGCCTCAACGCCTTCCGCGCCGGCATGAACGATTTCCTGAGCAAACCGCTCCGCGTGGATCTCCTCCACGCCGCGCTCGGCCGCGCCTGGCAGGCGTTGCAAACACTCTCCACGGAAGTCACCTCCTCCACGCCGCGCACCTGA
- a CDS encoding histidinol-phosphatase, which yields MSAPILYESHCHTPLCNHAEGEPEDYAVMAELRGLKGIIFTCHAPLPDGFAKEVRMLPEEFETYVAMIARAREAFAGRVDVRLGLESDFYPGVEPWLEKLHARVPLHHVLGSVHYQMRDYRALFYRGDVAAYQEIYYEHLALSAESGLFDTLAHPDLIKNEDPAQWSFERIKPQVERALDRIAATGVAMELNTSGMLKALPEMNPSPSQLVLMRERGIPIVLGADAHTPRRVADGYAMAMRMLQAAGYTEVNYFLDRKRHTVPITDALASLR from the coding sequence ATGTCAGCGCCGATCCTTTACGAGTCCCATTGTCACACGCCTCTTTGCAACCATGCCGAGGGCGAGCCTGAAGACTATGCAGTGATGGCGGAACTGCGCGGGTTGAAGGGAATTATCTTCACCTGCCACGCGCCGCTGCCGGATGGATTTGCGAAGGAAGTGCGCATGCTGCCGGAGGAGTTTGAGACTTATGTGGCGATGATCGCACGTGCGCGTGAGGCGTTTGCAGGCCGGGTCGATGTGCGGCTCGGGCTGGAGAGCGATTTTTATCCGGGCGTCGAGCCGTGGCTGGAGAAACTTCATGCGCGCGTGCCGCTACACCATGTGCTGGGTTCGGTGCATTACCAGATGCGCGATTACCGGGCATTGTTTTACCGCGGCGATGTGGCGGCGTATCAGGAAATTTACTACGAGCACCTGGCGTTGTCGGCCGAGAGCGGATTGTTCGATACGCTGGCGCATCCGGATCTGATCAAGAACGAGGATCCGGCGCAGTGGAGCTTTGAGCGGATCAAGCCGCAGGTGGAGCGCGCGCTGGATCGCATCGCGGCGACCGGTGTGGCGATGGAGCTTAACACGAGTGGAATGCTCAAGGCGTTGCCGGAGATGAACCCGTCTCCGTCGCAACTGGTGCTCATGCGCGAGCGGGGGATTCCGATCGTGCTCGGTGCCGATGCGCATACGCCGCGCCGCGTGGCCGATGGTTATGCGATGGCGATGCGGATGTTGCAGGCGGCGGGTTACACCGAGGTGAACTACTTTCTGGATCGCAAGCGCCACACGGTGCCGATCACGGACGCGCTCGCTTCACTACGCTGA
- a CDS encoding LysR family transcriptional regulator translates to MNLDLLRSFFAIVEQGSLNKASERLRVSQSTLTRQMQTLEQEVGGALLERSPGGVALTATGHALAEKMRPLLEKFDVAMADVRQRARGQSAVLRIGYLMSAAACYLNPALSAVRKAHPEVKVTMRDLSPGEQITALREGTIDVGLIGQAGALLTKEFYVKTLAVLPVWAAMSEENPLAKAKTVKMADLKREVFVGALDEDVPGHNRWVSQVCKRAGFRARFVQDADSLTHGLSLVVTEGAVSLLPGYVQRQQVPGVVFRELRDTTAKWELMVAWQRGKSSAALKTLLEALAEAGAMR, encoded by the coding sequence GTGAATCTTGATCTTCTTCGTTCGTTCTTCGCCATCGTGGAGCAAGGCAGCCTGAACAAGGCATCGGAGCGGTTGCGCGTGTCGCAATCCACGCTCACGCGGCAGATGCAAACGCTGGAGCAGGAAGTGGGCGGTGCGCTGCTGGAGCGGAGTCCGGGCGGCGTGGCGTTGACGGCGACGGGACATGCGCTGGCTGAAAAGATGCGACCCCTGCTGGAGAAATTCGACGTGGCGATGGCGGATGTGCGACAACGGGCGCGTGGACAGAGCGCGGTGTTGCGCATCGGTTATCTGATGTCGGCGGCGGCGTGTTATCTGAATCCGGCGTTGTCGGCGGTGAGGAAGGCGCACCCCGAGGTGAAGGTGACGATGCGGGATTTGTCACCGGGTGAGCAGATCACGGCGTTGCGCGAAGGAACGATTGATGTGGGCTTGATCGGGCAGGCGGGGGCGCTGCTGACGAAGGAATTTTATGTGAAGACGCTGGCGGTGCTGCCGGTGTGGGCGGCGATGTCGGAGGAGAATCCGCTGGCAAAGGCGAAGACGGTGAAGATGGCCGATCTGAAGCGTGAGGTGTTTGTGGGTGCGCTCGACGAGGATGTGCCGGGACACAACAGGTGGGTTTCCCAAGTGTGCAAACGCGCGGGTTTTCGTGCGCGCTTCGTGCAGGATGCGGACAGTCTCACGCACGGGTTGTCCCTGGTGGTGACGGAAGGCGCGGTGTCGTTGCTGCCCGGTTATGTGCAGCGGCAGCAGGTGCCGGGCGTGGTGTTTCGCGAGTTGCGCGACACGACGGCGAAGTGGGAACTGATGGTCGCCTGGCAACGCGGCAAGTCGTCGGCTGCGTTGAAGACATTGCTGGAGGCATTGGCGGAGGCGGGTGCGATGCGGTGA
- a CDS encoding YceI family protein: MNSLIRSSLLATALVSAAYAAPQSFDFKDPKGVNNVQFHLDAPLESITGTATGITGTVVFDTAAPTATTGKIILATKSITVGNPLMAEHLHSANWLDVAKYPEITFEAVKVANVKTKGTQVTADLTGNLTVKGVTKEVTVPVTFTHLADKLGARLGDANLKGDLLVLRTTFEINRSDFNIMPGQATDKVAENIVLTLALAGAATK; encoded by the coding sequence ATGAACTCGCTCATCCGCTCCTCCCTCCTCGCCACCGCCCTCGTCTCCGCCGCCTACGCCGCGCCCCAGTCCTTCGACTTCAAAGACCCGAAGGGCGTTAACAACGTTCAGTTCCACCTCGACGCTCCCCTCGAATCCATCACCGGCACCGCGACCGGCATCACCGGCACCGTCGTCTTCGACACCGCCGCGCCCACCGCCACCACCGGTAAGATCATCCTCGCTACTAAATCCATTACCGTCGGAAACCCGCTAATGGCCGAGCATCTTCACAGCGCCAACTGGCTTGATGTCGCCAAATATCCCGAGATCACCTTCGAGGCCGTCAAGGTCGCCAACGTGAAGACCAAGGGCACGCAGGTCACCGCCGATCTCACCGGCAACCTCACCGTCAAAGGCGTGACCAAGGAAGTCACCGTCCCTGTCACCTTCACCCACCTCGCCGACAAACTCGGTGCCCGCCTCGGAGACGCCAATCTCAAGGGCGACCTCCTCGTCCTCCGCACCACCTTCGAAATCAACCGCAGCGACTTCAACATCATGCCCGGCCAGGCCACCGACAAGGTCGCCGAAAACATCGTCCTCACCCTAGCCCTCGCCGGCGCCGCCACCAAGTAA
- a CDS encoding ring-cleaving dioxygenase has translation MNTPTGLHHITAIASNPQANVDFYTGILGLRLVKKTVNFDDPSAYHLYYGDESGRPGSIITFFYWPGHEARGRVGSGQTTAIVFAAPATSLDFWQARLQTNNVAATRRNRFSEDVVAFADPDGIPVEIVAVTNDTRSGWTTATIPADHALRGMHTAELTVRAPQATEKLITDTMGYRLVRRDGDRARFTAASGEQSGNYIDVIANASAAPGAGGSGTVHHIAFSVPNDATELVMQKALQNAGYSVSEVRDRNYFHSIYYREPGGILFEIATANPGFAVDESLASLGTALKLPVQFERARTQIEKLLPPISVTK, from the coding sequence ATGAACACTCCCACCGGCCTCCACCACATCACCGCCATCGCCAGCAACCCGCAGGCAAACGTTGATTTCTACACCGGCATCCTCGGTCTGCGCCTGGTGAAGAAAACGGTGAACTTCGACGACCCGTCCGCCTACCATCTCTACTACGGCGACGAATCCGGCCGCCCCGGTTCCATCATCACGTTCTTCTACTGGCCCGGCCACGAGGCCCGCGGTCGCGTCGGCTCCGGACAAACCACCGCCATCGTCTTCGCTGCTCCCGCCACCTCGCTCGATTTCTGGCAGGCTCGCCTTCAGACCAACAACGTCGCCGCCACGCGTCGCAATCGCTTCAGCGAAGACGTCGTCGCCTTCGCCGACCCCGACGGCATCCCCGTCGAGATCGTCGCCGTCACCAACGACACCCGCTCCGGCTGGACCACCGCCACCATCCCCGCCGACCACGCCCTCCGCGGCATGCACACCGCCGAACTCACGGTGCGCGCTCCGCAAGCCACCGAGAAACTCATCACCGACACGATGGGCTACCGCCTCGTTCGACGCGACGGTGACCGCGCCCGCTTCACGGCTGCATCCGGCGAACAATCGGGCAACTACATCGACGTCATTGCCAACGCCTCCGCCGCACCCGGCGCCGGCGGTTCCGGCACCGTTCACCACATCGCCTTCAGCGTGCCCAACGACGCCACCGAACTCGTCATGCAAAAGGCGCTGCAAAACGCCGGCTACTCGGTTTCCGAGGTGCGCGACCGCAACTACTTCCATTCGATCTACTATCGCGAGCCAGGCGGAATCCTCTTCGAAATCGCCACCGCCAACCCCGGTTTCGCGGTGGACGAATCCCTCGCATCATTGGGAACCGCGCTCAAACTCCCGGTTCAATTCGAACGAGCCCGCACCCAAATCGAAAAGCTCCTCCCGCCCATCTCCGTAACCAAATAA
- the wrbA gene encoding NAD(P)H:quinone oxidoreductase, whose product MSTKIKVIFHSLHGHVYKLAEAVAEGARSVPGTEVELLQVQETLSDEVLAKMGATETKKTFEHIPVAKPADLAEADGVLFGSGTRYGSASAQMQAFFDSTGGLWMKGALVGKAGGVFVSTGTQHGGQETTLVSMQTFLFHQGLVVVGVPYAAQELTNMDDITGGSPYGAGTIAGSKGERTPSPNELAIARYQGKHTAQIAAKLATK is encoded by the coding sequence ATGAGCACCAAAATCAAAGTCATTTTCCACAGCCTCCACGGCCATGTCTATAAACTCGCCGAAGCCGTCGCTGAAGGCGCGCGCTCCGTCCCCGGCACCGAGGTCGAACTTCTCCAAGTCCAGGAGACGCTCTCCGACGAAGTCCTCGCCAAAATGGGCGCCACCGAAACCAAAAAAACCTTCGAGCACATTCCGGTCGCCAAGCCCGCCGACCTCGCCGAGGCCGATGGCGTGCTCTTCGGCTCCGGCACGCGCTACGGCAGCGCCTCGGCCCAGATGCAGGCCTTCTTTGATTCCACCGGCGGCCTCTGGATGAAGGGCGCCCTCGTCGGCAAAGCCGGCGGCGTGTTCGTTTCCACCGGCACGCAACACGGCGGCCAGGAAACCACCCTCGTCAGCATGCAGACGTTCCTCTTCCACCAGGGTCTGGTCGTCGTCGGCGTTCCTTACGCCGCGCAAGAACTCACCAACATGGACGACATCACCGGCGGTTCTCCTTACGGCGCCGGCACCATCGCCGGTTCCAAAGGCGAACGCACGCCCTCCCCCAACGAACTCGCCATCGCCCGCTACCAAGGCAAACACACCGCCCAAATCGCCGCGAAACTCGCCACTAAATAA
- a CDS encoding alpha/beta hydrolase, which produces MHLHDATHTLRLGAPLAKARGVVILLHGRGSSADDIAGLADVFGASDLTYLVPEAANSSWYPHRFLVPPAQNEPWLSSALAVIDTLVAEALVAGIPSERIGLAGFSQGACLSLEYASRHPRRYAFVAGLSGALIGPTDTTRDCIDLQGTPVLVACAERDAHIPLDHVEHSATALAAFNATVTKHIFPGSAHNVFPEEVAWLKKQAASLPRSA; this is translated from the coding sequence ATGCACCTCCACGACGCCACCCACACCCTCCGACTCGGCGCTCCGCTCGCGAAAGCCCGCGGCGTCGTGATCCTTCTCCATGGTCGCGGTTCCTCCGCCGACGACATCGCCGGCCTTGCCGATGTATTCGGCGCCTCCGACTTGACCTACCTCGTGCCCGAGGCGGCCAACAGCAGCTGGTATCCACATCGTTTCCTCGTGCCGCCGGCACAAAACGAGCCGTGGCTTTCCAGCGCCCTCGCCGTGATCGACACCCTCGTCGCCGAAGCCCTCGTCGCCGGCATTCCGTCGGAACGCATCGGCCTCGCCGGGTTTTCCCAAGGCGCGTGCTTGAGTCTTGAATACGCCTCGCGTCATCCGCGCCGCTACGCGTTTGTCGCCGGCCTGAGCGGCGCGCTCATCGGCCCGACCGACACCACCCGTGATTGCATCGATCTCCAAGGCACGCCCGTCCTCGTCGCGTGCGCCGAACGCGATGCCCACATCCCGCTCGATCACGTCGAGCACAGCGCCACCGCACTCGCCGCCTTCAACGCCACCGTCACTAAGCACATTTTCCCCGGCTCCGCACACAACGTGTTCCCCGAGGAAGTCGCCTGGTTGAAAAAGCAAGCCGCCAGCTTGCCCCGGTCGGCCTGA
- a CDS encoding organic hydroperoxide resistance protein: MKVLYTTQATSTGGRSGSSKSADGVLAVTLTTPKELGGDGATGTNPEQLFAAGYSACFLGALKFVAGKASVKIPADATVTAKIGIGPRDDGQGFGIEAALTITVPGVDRATVEKIVEQAHVVCPYSHATKGNIPVTLTVA, from the coding sequence ATGAAAGTTCTCTACACCACCCAAGCCACTTCCACCGGTGGCCGCTCCGGCTCCTCCAAATCCGCCGACGGCGTTCTCGCCGTCACGCTCACCACGCCCAAGGAACTCGGCGGCGACGGCGCCACCGGCACCAACCCCGAGCAGCTCTTCGCCGCCGGCTATTCCGCCTGCTTCCTCGGCGCACTCAAGTTCGTCGCCGGCAAGGCCTCTGTGAAAATCCCCGCCGATGCCACCGTGACCGCCAAGATCGGCATCGGTCCGCGCGATGACGGCCAAGGCTTCGGCATCGAGGCCGCCCTCACCATCACCGTCCCCGGCGTGGACCGCGCCACCGTCGAAAAAATCGTGGAGCAAGCCCACGTCGTGTGCCCCTACTCGCACGCCACCAAGGGCAACATCCCCGTGACCCTCACGGTGGCTTAA